GGCCGGAATCGAGCTTTCCCGCTTTTCGGTGAACACCATCTTTGGTGTGGCTGGTTTTTTCGATCCCGCCACCAAAGGACTCGACCTGCCAATGCAGGATGAGGATTTCGGACAGACTCTGGGAGTCTGGGGCCTGGGTCATGGATTTTACATTATGTGGCCGGTGTTCGGCCCCTCCAGTCCCAGGGATACTGTGGGTCTGGTGGGCGATTATTTCTTGAATCCCCTCACCTATCTGGAGCCGTGGTACGTATCAACGGGAGTGAAGGCGTACGAAAAAGAAAACAAAGTCTCTCTCCGCCTCGGTGACTATGAGGCCCTCAAAGAAGCGGCCATCGATCCCTACATTGCCATTCGCGACGCTTATGTGCAGCACAGGAAGAAGCTGGTGGAAGAAAGAGGGAAATTCCCTGAGAAGTCAGAGAAGGCGAAATAAGTTCCCAGGTAACAGGCCTCTCTCTGGAACTCTGCCTGAATTCCATGTTCAGCAAAATCAGTGAAGGCGCTGCCGGTTGGCAGAGACCCTCCCAAGGGTGCCGCCCCATTATCTGTCACTCGATAACACAGAGGAGAAGGGCCTGATCATCCTCCGCAGGCAAGCCATCGGCAAACCTCTCGGCATCCGCCATGATGGCATCGAGGACTTCCTGCGGTTCGCTGCTGGTCGAACCCTGAAACCTGGTAAGCAGTCGATCCAGACCATACATCTCGCCCCTGGGGTTGAATCTTTCGGTTAGACCGTCGGTATAGAAGAGCACATGATCTCCTGATCTCAGGGGGGCCTCGGTCACCGGCACATGTTCGTACGGAAAAATGCCCAGGGGGTGCACCCCATCACAGCTCAACTCAACGGCCCTGCCCTCACC
The Deltaproteobacteria bacterium DNA segment above includes these coding regions:
- a CDS encoding VacJ family lipoprotein — encoded protein: MKTKLLVAVTVLIGILLLGPLRSRVYASSIYERGTTLAAQQSSSESAPADADEEDLDFLMEEEEVPVTIADPIAPFNRAMYHLNDKLYFWILKPVAQGYNKIFPEGLRISIRDFFTNIFMPIRFVNCLLQANLRGAGIELSRFSVNTIFGVAGFFDPATKGLDLPMQDEDFGQTLGVWGLGHGFYIMWPVFGPSSPRDTVGLVGDYFLNPLTYLEPWYVSTGVKAYEKENKVSLRLGDYEALKEAAIDPYIAIRDAYVQHRKKLVEERGKFPEKSEKAK